One window from the genome of Saccharomyces mikatae IFO 1815 strain IFO1815 genome assembly, chromosome: 4 encodes:
- the UPC2 gene encoding Upc2p (similar to Saccharomyces cerevisiae UPC2 (YDR213W) and ECM22 (YLR228C); ancestral locus Anc_8.423): MSEVGIHNHRKAVTKPRRREKVIELIEVDGKKVSTTSTGKRKFHNKSKNGCDNCKRRRVKCDEGKPACKKCTNMKLECVYTPIHLRKGRGATVVKYVTRKADGSVEPDSSVNLSTAVKKEQTPFNDVPSAVKASESSNDSFPSSASTTKSESEEKSSAPIEDKNSMTPLSMGLQGTINKKDMMNNFFSQNGTISFGSPERLNSGIDGLLLPPLPSGNIGAFQLQQQQQQQQQSQQQQQSQSQVQPQTSSGTPNERYGSFDLAGSPALQSTGMSLSNSLSGMLLCNRISSGQNYTQQQLQYQLHQQLQLQQHQQVQLQQFQQLRQEQHQQVQQQQQEQLQQYQQQFLQQQQQILLQQEQQPNDEEGSIREENSKKVKGEHLQSHAGETNLNSDAATLQADALSQLSKMGLSLKSLSTFPTAGIGGVSYDFQELLGIKLPTNNGNSRATKASNAEEALANMQEHHERAAASVKGNDGQLSDVKSPTQSNNTQVGNGGMMESQGTDTVSTMAPISMIERNINSDGNISPSTPAAVLDGTQGMQDSIGPLGNLTKVALENNEPTVGLQPSQTRDEDENSQQDIAGKINNEDRSSITVGASSIAKLLDLSTKGNLNLIDMKLFYHYCTKVWPTITAAKVSGPEIWRDYIPELAFDYPFLMHALLAFSATHLSRTETGLEQYVSSHRLDALRLLREAVLEISEYNTDALVASALILIMDSLANASGNGTVGNQSLNSMSPSAWIFHVKGAATILTAVWPLSERSKFHNIISVDLSDLGDVINPDVGTITELVCFDESIADLYPVGLDSPYLITLAYLDKLHREKNQGDFILRVFTFPALLDKTFLALLMTGDLGAMRIMRSYYKLLRGFATEVKDKVWFLEGVTQVLPQDVDEYSGGGGMHMMLDFLGGGLPSMTTTNFSDFSL; this comes from the coding sequence ATGAGTGAAGTTGGCATACATAATCACAGGAAGGCAGTGACAAAAcccagaagaagagaaaaagtcATCGAACTGATTGAAGTGGATGGCAAAAAGGTAAGTACGACATCAACAGGTAAACGTAAATTTCATAACAAATCTAAAAATGGATGTGACAAttgtaaaagaagaagagttaAATGTGATGAAGGAAAACCAGCGTGCAAGAAGTGCACAAATATGAAGTTAGAATGTGTATATACGCCAATTCATTTAAGGAAAGGTAGGGGCGCAACAGTGGTAAAATATGTTACAAGAAAAGCCGATGGTAGCGTCGAGCCCGATTCTTCTGTAAATCTATCAACTGCGGTCAAGAAGGAGCAAACACCGTTCAATGATGTCCCGTCAGCGGTAAAAGCTTCAGAGTCATCAAATGATTCTTTCCCATCTAGTGCCTCCACAACGAAAAGTGAGAGCGAAGAAAAATCATCAGCTCCTATAGAAGATAAGAACAGTATGACTCCTTTAAGTATGGGTCTGCAGGGCACTATCAATAAGAAAGATATGatgaataattttttctcccAGAATGGCACTATCAGTTTTGGATCCCCTGAAAGGCTAAACTCAGGTATTGATGGCTTATTACTACCACCCTTGCCTTCTGGAAATATAGGCGCATTTCAActgcagcagcaacagcagcagcagcagcaatctcaacagcagcagcaatcTCAATCTCAGGTGCAACCGCAAACATCAAGTGGGACTCCAAATGAAAGATATGGTTCGTTTGATCTCGCTGGTAGCCCTGCTTTGCAATCGACGGGTATGAGTTTATCAAATAGTTTGAGTGGAATGTTACTATGCAATAGGATTTCTTCGGGTCAAAACTACACTCAACAACAGCTACAATATCAATTACACCAACAATTGCAGTTGCAACAACATCAACAGGTTCAACTCCAGCAATTCCAACAACTACGTCAAGAACAACACCAACAAgttcaacaacaacaacaggaACAACTCCAGCAATaccaacaacaatttttacaacagcagcagcaaatACTGCTCCAGCAAGAGCAACAACCTAATGACGAGGAAGGTAGCATTCGGGAGGAAAACAGCAAGAAAGTAAAAGGGGAGCATTTACAATCACACGCAGGTGAAACAAATCTCAATAGCGATGCTGCCACGTTACAAGCAGATGCATTGTCACAGTTAAGCAAGATGGGGCTAAGTCTAAAATCTTTAAGTACTTTTCCAACAGCCGGTATTGGTGGTGTTTCTTATGACTTTCAGGAACTGTTGGGCATTAAACTGCCAACAAATAATGGTAACTCGAGAGCTACAAAGGCCAGTAATGCCGAAGAAGCCTTGGCTAATATGCAAGAGCACCATGAACGTGCAGCCGCTTCTGTAAAGGGGAATGACGGGCAACTATCCGATGTAAAGAGCCCGACACAGTCAAATAATACACAAGTAGGAAATGGCGGTATGATGGAATCACAAGGAACTGATACTGTTTCAACAATGGCTCCTATATCAATGATcgaaagaaatataaacaGCGATGGTAACATTTCTCCATCGACTCCCGCTGCGGTGCTAGATGGTACACAAGGGATGCAAGATTCTATAGGACCTCTAGGAAATTTGACAAAAGTGGCCTTGGAGAACAACGAACCAACAGTAGGCTTACAACCCTCACAGACAAgggatgaagatgaaaactCGCAACAAGATATTGCTGGGAAAATAAATAACGAAGATCGAAGTTCTATTACAGTTGGCGCCAGTAGCATTGCAAAGCTTTTGGATCTTTCCACCAAAGGTAATTTGAATCTGATAGACATGAAATTgttttatcattattgcACAAAAGTGTGGCCCACAATCACAGCCGCGAAAGTTTCTGGACCTGAAATATGGAGGGACTATATACCAGAGTTAGCATTTGATTATCCGTTCTTGATGCATGCTCTGTTGGCATTCAGTGCAACACATCTTTCGAGAACTGAAACAGGACTGGAGCAGTACGTTTCATCTCACCGTTTAGACGCTTTGAGATTACTAAGGGAGGCTGTTTTGGAAATCTCAGAGTATAATACTGATGCGCTTGTTGCCAGTGCTTTGATATTGATTATGGATTCTTTGGCAAATGCCAGCGGTAATGGTACAGTAGGCAACCAAAGTTTGAATAGTATGTCACCAAGCGCTTGGATTTTCCACGTGAAAGGAGCAGCAACAATTTTGACCGCTGTGTGGCCATTAAGTGAGAGGTCCAAATTCCATAACATTATATCTGTTGATCTTAGCGATTTAGGTGATGTCATTAACCCCGATGTTGGAACAATCACGGAATTGGTATGTTTTGATGAAAGTATTGCCGATTTGTATCCTGTCGGCTTAGATTCACCATATTTGATAACATTAGCTTATTTAGATAAATTGCACCGTGAAAAGAACCAGGGTGATTTCATTTTGCGAGTATTCACTTTCCCAGCATTACTAGACAAAACATTTCTTGCATTGTTAATGACAGGTGACCTTGGCGCAATGAGAATTATGAGATCATACTATAAATTACTTCGAGGATTTGCTACGGAAGTCAAGGACAAAGTGTGGTTTCTCGAAGGAGTTACGCAAGTGTTACCTCAAGATGTTGATGAGTACAGTGGAGGTGGTGGTATGCATATGATGTTGGACTTCCTCGGTGGTGGATTACCATCGATGACAACAACAAATTTCTCGGACTTCTCGCTTTGA